A region of Sparus aurata chromosome 8, fSpaAur1.1, whole genome shotgun sequence DNA encodes the following proteins:
- the LOC115586106 gene encoding cytosolic 5'-nucleotidase 1B: MVSTIQNTDVKQKDADLAVVVAVTTRAVFESADDDGGDVYGVGVAFPLLQALHKVNERLLEESPAESLLFDVILITTDDEQQQQCSRITGSTRHYGLEVSRFCFSSQEDFTESLLKNNVQLFLTTDRNEALRASQNGVLSALLDQQLASCPSEQLRVMISGDAVLRPDTDPVPAGQKGAQSFSTQLGQMRQKFGIFNSPLSIVLVTLHGGRESCGDALRTLRSRGVSVDEAHCLAGAPRGPILSVLRSHFLLCDVVSCLEE, encoded by the exons ATGGTCTCCACCATCCAGAACACCGATGTGAAGCAG AAGGATGCTGATCTCGCAGTGGTTGTCGCAGTAACGACTCGTGCAGTGTTTGAatctgctgatgatgatggaggTGACGTGTACGGCGTGGGCGTGGCTTTCCCACTGCTGCAG GCGCTGCACAAAGTGAACGAACGTCTGCTGGAAGAAAGTCCTGCTGAGTCGCTGTTGTTTGATGTCATCCTGATCACCACCGACGacgaacagcagcagcagtgctcCCGCATAACCGGCAGCACCAGACATTATG GTCTCGAAGTCAgcagattttgtttttccagccaGGAAGATTTCACGGAGAGTTTACTGAAAAATAACGTGCAGCTCTTCCTGACGACAGACAGAAATGAGGCGCTACGGGCATCACAAAATG GTGTTCTCTCAGCGCTGCTGGATCAGCAGTTGGCTTCATGTCCATCAGAGCAGCTCAGGGTAATGATCAGTGGAGACGCCGTCCTCCGGCCTGACACTGACCCGGTGCCGGCGGGACAAAAGGGTGCTCAG AGTTTCTCCACTCAGCTTGGCCAGATGCGGCAGAAGTTTGGCATCTTCAACAGCCCTCTCAGTATCGTCCTGGTGACATTGCATGGCGGCAGGGAGAGTTGTGGCGACGCCTTGCGGACCCTGCGTTCCCGTGGAGTGAGTGTAGATGAGGCGCACTGCCTGGCCGGGGCCCCACGGGGCCCCATCCTGTCTGTGCTCCGAtctcacttcctgctctgtgacGTGGTCAGCTGCCTGGAGGAGTGA